In Notamacropus eugenii isolate mMacEug1 chromosome 1, mMacEug1.pri_v2, whole genome shotgun sequence, one genomic interval encodes:
- the TRIB3 gene encoding tribbles homolog 3: MNLTSMTLSMDFPRKKKLLEYDDDDDDDSVPEQPPLKQAHRDTHLCPTPCQQPLIKPPEPTSDAPAAFSRLGPYILLEAQDGGRAYRAVHCPTNTEYMCKVYLAGSYQELLSPYAHVPRHPHVAPVAEAVLGKHHVYVFFPRAYGDMHSYVRERRRIPEREAVSLFLQMAQAVAHCHQHNLVLRDLKLRKFVFVNQERTKLALENLEDSCPLMGPDDSLWDKHGCPAYVGPEILTSRDSYSGKAADVWSLGVALYTMLAGRYPFQDTAPALLFGKIRRGAFALPEGLSARACCLVRCLLRREPSERLTAQGILLHPWFQGGGTPPEEPGVWVAEQVVPDSQDSREEEARQETEEGLYS; this comes from the exons ATGAACCTCACTTCAATGACACTCTCTATGGATTTTCCCCGGAAGAAAAAGCTGCTggaatatgatgatgatgatgatgatgactccGTTCCAGAGCAGCCCCCCCTGAAGCAAGCCCATCGAGACACTCATCTTTGCCCAACCCCCTGCCAGCAGCCCCTCATCAAGCCCCCAGAGCCCACCTCTGATGCTCCTGCTGCCTTTTCTAGGCTGGGGCCCTACATACTCCTAGAGGCCCAGGATGGTGGCAGGGCCTACCGGGCAGTGCACTGCCCCACAAACACGGAGTACATGTGTAAG GTGTATCTTGCTGGTTCCTATCAGGAGTTGCTGTCTCCCTATGCCCACGTACCCCGACACCCTCATGTAGCTCCTGTGGCTGAGGCAGTTTTGGGCAAGCATCATGTCTATGTATTCTTCCCAAGGGCATATGGTGACATGCACAGCTACGTGAGGGAACGAAGACGGATCCCCGAGCGGGAGGCAGTCTCACTCTTCCTCCAGATGGCCCAAGCTGTGGCCCACTGCCACCAGCACAATCTGGTCTTGCGAGACCTCAAGTTGAGGAAGTTTGTCTTTGTCAACCAGGAGAG GACAAAGCTGGCTCTGGAGAACCTCGAGGACTCATGTCCGCTAATGGGGCCAGATGACTCCCTATGGGATAAGCATGGCTGTCCAGCCTATGTGGGACCTGAGATCCTCACCTCCCGGGACTCCTACTCGGGCAAGGCGGCCGATGTTTGGAGCCTGGGTGTGGCACTGTACACCATGCTGGCTGGACGCTACCCATTCCAGGACACAGCTCCTGCCCTGCTCTTTGGCAAGATCCGCAGGGGTGCCTTTGCCCTCCCTGAGGGCCTGTCTGCCCGTGCCTGCTGTCTGGTCCGCTGCCTGCTCAGGCGGGAACCCAGTGAGAGGCTCACTGCCCAGGGCATTTTGCTGCACCCCTGGTTCCAGGGAGGGGGAACCCCCCCTGAGGAGCCTGGAGTATGGGTAGCAGAGCAGGTGGTGCCAGACAGCCAAGACTCCAGGGAGGAGGAGGCCAGGCAGGAAACTGAGGAGGGGCTGTATAGTTAG